GGCGGGCCGGCTCGGAGAGATTCGAGTCGGACGCGATCCAGGTGAGAGGCCTGATCGTGTCGGGAGTGTGCGAGGCGACCGGCCACTGGGAGGCAAGCCTCGGGTTGGGGGCATGGCTCCGGCAGCAGCGGATCGTGGGCCTGTCCGGCGTCGACACGCGGGCGCTGACGAGAGTCCTGCGGAGCCGAGGGACGATGCTGGGCCGCGTCCATCTCGGGGAGCGCGGGGCGCGAGGCCCCTTCGCGGTCGCGGATCCCAATGCAAGGAACCTGGTCGCCGAGGTCGGCCGGAGAGGCGTCGAGACCCTCGGGCCGGGTCCTCCACCCGCACGCTCCGCCCAGCAGTCGCGCGGAACCGCAAGGCGGAGGGAACCTCATGTCGCTGTCGTCGACTGCGGCTGCAAGAGGAGCATCGTGCGCGAGCTGCGAGCCCGCGGGTGCCGGGTGAGCCTCGTTCCTCATGATCATGACCTCGGCTCCATCGATTGCGACGGCATCCTCGTCTCCAACGGCCCGGGAGATCCGGCCGTCTGCTCGGAGACCGCGGGCCAGCTCGCGCGGGCGATGGCGCGGCCGCGGCCGGTGCCGATCGCGGGGATCTGCCTCGGCTCCCAGATCATGGCCTTGGCGGCGGGCGGGCGCACCTACAAGCTCCCGTATGGCCATCGAGGACAGAACCAGCCGGTGCGCGACTTGATCACGGGCCGATGCCTGATCACGAGCCAGAACCACGGCTACGCGATCGAAGCAGGGAGCCTGCCGCCGGGGTGGAACGTCTGGCACACGAACCTGAACGATGGAACGGTGGAGGGCATCCGCCATGACGCCCTTCCCTTCCTGGCCGTCCAGTTCCATCCTGAGGGATCGCCCGGGCCGCTGGACTCGGCCGGCTTCTTCGACACTTTCCTGGGGTTGCTGGGAGATGAGTGAGCAGCCCAGAAAGGTCCTCGTCCTCGGCAGCGGAGGCCTGCGGATCGGACAGGCCGGAGAGTTCGACTACTCCGGGTCCCAGGCCCTGAAGGCGCTCAGGGCCGAGGGGATCGAGACCGTTCTGGTCAATCCGAACATCGCGACGGTGCAGACGACCGAGGGAATGGCCGACCGCCTCTTCTTGCTGCCTGTCGACGCGGAGACAGTCGAGCGCGTGATCGCGAAAGAGAGGCCCGACGGGCTGCTGCTCGGATTCGGGGGACAGACGGCCCTCAACGTAGGACTCGAACTGCATGCGAACGGCGCGCTCGCGCGGCATGGAGTGAGAGTCCTGGGCACGCCGATCGAGACCGTGAGGGACACGGAGGATCGGGAGCGCTTCGTCCGGAGGCTCGCCGAGATCGGCGTTCACACCGCGCGCTCGATCGCATGCGCAGATCCCCGGGAGACGCGCGCAGCGGCCGAGGCGATCGGGTATCCGGTGATGATCCGGTCCGCCTACGCCCTGGGAGGGCAGGGAAGCGGCGTCGCGCGAGACATCGGGGAGCTCGAGACGATCGTCGCTCGGGCGCTCGCGCAATCGCCTCAGGTGCTGGTCGAGGAGTATCTGGGCGGATGGAAGGAGATCGAGTATGAAGTCGTCCGCGACGGCGCGGGCGACTGCGTCACGGTCTGCAACATGGAGAACCTCGACCCGATGGGGATCCACACCGGCGAGAGCGTCGTCGTCGCCCCGAGCCAAACCCTCTCGAATCGCGAGTACCACATGCTGCGGGATGTCTCGCTGCGAACCATCGGACACCTGGGAATCGTCGGCGAGTGCAACATCCAGTTCGCGCTCGATCCGCGAAGCGCCGACTACAGGGTGATCGAGGTCAACGCCCGCCTCTCGCGATCCTCAGCCCTCGCGAGCAAGGCGACCGGGTATCCTCTGGCGGCCATCGCCGCGCGTCTCTCACTGGGCCACGCCCTTCATTCGATCCCGAACAGCGTGACTTCGAGCACGGTCGCCTTCTTCGAGCCGGCCCTCGACTACGTGGTCGTCAAGGTGCCCCGCTGGGACCTGGAGCGCTTCCGTGGGATCTCGACCCGCATCGGCTCCGAGATGATGAGCGTCGGAGAGGCGATGGCGATCGGGAGGACCTTCGAGGAGGCCCTGCAGAAGGCGCTGCGGATGATCGGCACGGGCATGCATGGCCTCGTCCTGAACCGGCTCCAGTTCGACGACCTCGCCGGCGAGCTGGCGCAGCCGACCCATCGCCGGATCTTCGCGGTCGGGGAGGCCTTCGCACGCGGGATGAGCCTCGAGGAGATCCACTCCTTGACCCGGATCGATCCCTGGTTCCTGCAGCGGATGGCGGGGATCGTCGAGACGATGAAGAGGCTCGCGGGCCGATGCGCAGAGCGGGAGGCCGTGGACCCGGAGTTGCTCC
The window above is part of the Candidatus Eisenbacteria bacterium genome. Proteins encoded here:
- the carA gene encoding glutamine-hydrolyzing carbamoyl-phosphate synthase small subunit — translated: MRDDWAGAEPQASRAAVRESHGVPAVLELEDGTLFQGVSFGAPAETDGEVVFNTGMVGYVESLTDPSYRGQILALTFPLIGNYGVPAWRAGSERFESDAIQVRGLIVSGVCEATGHWEASLGLGAWLRQQRIVGLSGVDTRALTRVLRSRGTMLGRVHLGERGARGPFAVADPNARNLVAEVGRRGVETLGPGPPPARSAQQSRGTARRREPHVAVVDCGCKRSIVRELRARGCRVSLVPHDHDLGSIDCDGILVSNGPGDPAVCSETAGQLARAMARPRPVPIAGICLGSQIMALAAGGRTYKLPYGHRGQNQPVRDLITGRCLITSQNHGYAIEAGSLPPGWNVWHTNLNDGTVEGIRHDALPFLAVQFHPEGSPGPLDSAGFFDTFLGLLGDE